In Macadamia integrifolia cultivar HAES 741 chromosome 13, SCU_Mint_v3, whole genome shotgun sequence, one DNA window encodes the following:
- the LOC122058742 gene encoding pentatricopeptide repeat-containing protein At5g14820, mitochondrial-like — protein sequence MVLSLRRIARYSISVCHFNCLETQISDLYGHRCNTYSDPCSGDQRRFSNSSNRDAKTKEDVNVIASGNGENDRFMAFPCDLQCYPRYYFDCSRGEVPFHRLHFSQFSLQHGLQWKMSVLNVRAFSWFSNGDGETGEVKKEARDDDDSESENGESQAECSKSVADPKEVERVCKVIQELFTSDRNMEAVLDQCGVSLSHDLVLEVLARFRLAWRPAFRFFHWAGQRPGFLHDSRTYNSMMGILGKTRQFESMVVMLEEMGNKGLLTIETFSIAIRAFAAAKEMKKAVGIFELMKRHNFKVGVDTYNCLLDALGRAKLGKEAQALFEKLRDRFTPDLQTYTALLAGWCKLKKLVEAGKAWNEMIDKGFKPDIVAHNIMLEGLLSGRKSSEAIKLFEIMKAKGPSPSVRSYTILIRDLCKGNRMEQAVDYFDEMLDSGCQPDPAVYTCLIVGFGNQKKMDKVHGLLKEMKEKGCNPDGRTYNALIKLMTNREMPDDAVRIYKKMIQNGFQPTMHTYNMMMKSYFQMMNYEMGCAVWDEMNRKGCCPDDNSYTVFISGLIRQGRSEEACKYIEEMMEKGMKAPQLDYNKFVADFARAGKPDILEDLAQKMLFSGKFEASKVFARWAEMMKKRVKRTEF from the coding sequence ATGGTTCTATCACTCAGAAGAATTGCAAGATATTCGATTTCTGTTTGTCATTTTAACTGCTTAGAAACTCAAATTTCTGATCTCTATGGCCACCGATGCAACACCTATTCCGACCCATGTTCTGGAGATCAGAGACGTTTCTCAAATAGTTCAAATAGAGATGCAAAAACAAAGGAAGATGTCAACGTAATTGCTTCTGGTAATGGTGAGAATGATAGATTCATGGCCTTCCCCTGTGATTTGCAGTGTTATCCCAGATACTATTTTGATTGTTCTCGAGGTGAAGTTCCATTTCATCGTTTACATTtctctcaattctctctccAGCATGGTTTGCAATGGAAAATGTCGGTTTTGAATGTTAGAGCTTTTTCTTGGTTTTCAAATGGAGATGGAGAAACAGGTGAAGTGAAAAAAGAAGCCAGGGATGATGATGACAGTGAAAGTGAGAATGGTGAAAGCCAGGCTGAGTGTAGTAAGTCTGTAGCAGATCCGAAAGAAGTGGAAAGGGTCTGCAAGGTGATTCAAGAATTGTTTACATCTGATCGGAACATGGAAGCAGTTCTTGATCAGTGTggggtttctctctctcatgatcTTGTTCTTGAGGTGTTAGCTCGGTTCCGCCTTGCTTGGAGGCCAGCATTTCGGTTCTTCCACTGGGCTGGGCAAAGACCAGGATTTTTACATGATTCTAGGACATATAATTCCATGATGGGGATACTTGGGAAGACGAGGCAATTTGAGAGCATGGTGGTGATGCTTGAAGAAATGGGGAATAAAGGGCTTCTGACAATTGAGACTTTCTCTATTGCTATTAGGGCTTTTGCTGCAGCAAAGGAGATGAAGAAAGCAGTTGGCATTTTTGAGTTGATGAAAAGGCATAACTTCAAAGTAGGGGTTGATACCTATAACTGTTTGCTTGATGCCCTTGGAAGGGCAAAACTTGGGAAAGAAGCTCAAGCTCTCTTTGAGAAGTTGAGGGATCGATTTACCCCCGACTTACAAACCTATACGGCTCTCCTTGCTGGAtggtgcaagttgaagaagTTAGTAGAGGCAGGGAAGGCTTGGAATGAGATGATTGACAAGGGTTTCAAGCCTGACATTGTTGCCCATAATATAATGCTTGAAGGATTGTTAAGTGGTAGAAAAAGTTCTGAAGCTATCAAACTGTTTGAGATCATGAAGGCTAAGGGCCCTTCTCCAAGTGTCCGAAGCTATACTATATTGATACGGGATTTGTGCAAGGGAAATAGAATGGAACAAGCTGTTGATTACTTTGATGAGATGCTTGATTCTGGTTGTCAGCCAGATCCTGCTGTTTACACATGTTTAATTGTGGGTTTTGGGAACCAAAAGAAGATGGATAAGGTCCATGGCTTACTTAAGGAGATGAAAGAGAAGGGCTGCAACCCTGATGGTCGCACCTacaatgcccttattaaattaATGACCAACCGGGAAATGCCAGACGACGCTGTTAGGATTTACAAAAAGATGATTCAAAATGGGTTCCAACCTACAATGCACACATATAATATGatgatgaagtcctactttcaGATGATGAATTATGAGATGGGATGTGCTGTGTGGGATGAGATGAATCGGAAGGGTTGTTGTCCCGATGACAATTCTTATACTGTTTTCATTTCAGGTCTTATAAGACAGGGAAGATCAGAAGAGGCTTGTAAATATAtagaagagatgatggagaaaGGAATGAAAGCTCCACAGCTCGATTACAATAAGTTTGTGGCTGACTTCGCTAGAGCTGGGAAGCCTGACATACTAGAGGATTTAGCTCAAAAAATGTTGTTCTCTGGAAAATTTGAGGCTTCCAAGGTGTTCGCTAGGTGGGctgagatgatgaagaaaaggGTTAAGAGAACAGAGTTTTGA